Proteins from one Burkholderia sp. genomic window:
- the nuoF gene encoding NADH-quinone oxidoreductase subunit NuoF, translated as MTSLHDRHIKPLILAHLNGENWRLEDYIARGGYRQLRRIIKEKISPEQVIADVKASGLRGRGGAGFPTGLKWSFMPRQFPGQKYLVCNSDEGEPGTFKDRDILRWNPHSVIEGMAIGAYAMGITVGYNYIHGEIFEVYRRFEEALEEACESGYLGNNILGSAFSFQLHAHHGYGAYVCGEETALLESLEGKKGQPRFKPPFPASFGVYGKPTTINNAETFAAVPFLLTVGPQAYLEIGKPNNGGTKIYSVSGDVERPGNYEVPLGTPFAALLELTGGMRGGRKLKAVIPGGSSAPVIPGEMMIQTDMDYDSIAKAGSMLGSGAVIVMNETRCMVRALMRLSYFYYEESCGQCTPCREGTGWLYRMVKRIENGEGRVEDLDLLNSVAENIIGHTICALGDAATMPVRGMLKHYWDEFAYHVEHKHCLIGEHP; from the coding sequence ATGACGTCCCTCCACGATCGTCATATTAAACCGCTAATCCTGGCCCATTTGAACGGAGAGAATTGGCGTCTCGAAGACTACATCGCGCGCGGCGGCTACAGGCAGCTGCGCCGCATCATCAAAGAAAAAATCAGCCCTGAGCAGGTGATTGCCGACGTCAAGGCCTCGGGCCTGCGTGGACGCGGAGGCGCGGGGTTCCCGACTGGCCTGAAATGGAGCTTCATGCCGCGCCAGTTCCCGGGCCAAAAATACCTGGTCTGCAACTCAGACGAAGGCGAGCCGGGCACCTTCAAGGATCGCGACATCCTGCGCTGGAATCCGCACTCAGTGATTGAGGGCATGGCGATCGGTGCTTATGCGATGGGAATCACGGTCGGCTACAACTACATCCACGGTGAAATCTTCGAGGTCTATCGACGCTTCGAGGAGGCTTTAGAAGAGGCCTGCGAGTCTGGTTATCTCGGCAACAACATCCTTGGTTCGGCATTCTCGTTCCAGCTGCATGCGCATCATGGTTATGGTGCCTATGTGTGCGGCGAGGAAACCGCGCTGCTCGAATCGCTTGAGGGCAAGAAGGGTCAGCCGCGCTTCAAGCCACCGTTCCCGGCAAGCTTCGGCGTGTACGGAAAGCCAACCACCATCAACAACGCAGAAACCTTCGCGGCAGTGCCGTTCCTGCTGACGGTCGGCCCCCAGGCCTACCTCGAGATCGGAAAGCCGAACAACGGCGGCACCAAGATTTACTCGGTGTCGGGCGACGTCGAGCGTCCTGGTAACTACGAAGTTCCGCTTGGCACACCGTTCGCAGCGCTGCTGGAGCTTACCGGCGGGATGCGTGGCGGTCGCAAGCTGAAAGCCGTGATTCCCGGTGGCTCGTCTGCGCCGGTGATTCCCGGCGAAATGATGATACAAACCGACATGGACTACGACTCGATCGCGAAGGCGGGTTCGATGCTCGGTTCTGGCGCGGTGATCGTGATGAACGAGACGCGCTGCATGGTGCGTGCGTTGATGCGTCTGTCATACTTTTACTATGAGGAATCGTGCGGCCAGTGCACGCCCTGTCGTGAAGGCACGGGCTGGCTCTATCGCATGGTAAAGCGCATCGAGAACGGCGAGGGCCGCGTTGAGGATTTGGACCTGCTAAACTCAGTGGCTGAGAATATCATCGGTCACACCATCTGCGCGCTTGGCGACGCCGCGACTATGCCGGTGCGCGGCATGCTGAAGCACTACTGGGACGAGTTCGCGTATCACGTCGAGCACAAGCATTGCTTGATCGGCGAACATCCGTAG
- the nuoE gene encoding NADH-quinone oxidoreductase subunit NuoE: MISAEGLKEIDRVIAKYPADQKQSAVMSALAIAQDEHGWLSSELMQCVADYLGMPAVAVQEVATFYTMYELKPVGKHKLTLCTNLPCQLGPHGGAGAMVDYLKQKLGIDLGETTPDGKFSLKEGECFGACGDAPVLLLNNHKMCSFMNREKIDQLLGELSK; the protein is encoded by the coding sequence ATGATCTCAGCTGAAGGCTTGAAAGAAATCGATCGCGTGATTGCGAAATATCCAGCGGATCAGAAACAGTCAGCCGTGATGTCAGCCCTGGCCATCGCTCAGGACGAGCACGGCTGGCTCTCGTCCGAACTAATGCAGTGCGTCGCGGATTATCTCGGCATGCCTGCCGTCGCCGTGCAGGAGGTTGCGACGTTCTACACGATGTACGAACTGAAGCCGGTCGGAAAGCACAAGCTCACGCTCTGCACAAATCTCCCGTGCCAGCTCGGTCCGCATGGCGGCGCCGGAGCCATGGTCGACTATCTGAAGCAGAAGCTAGGGATCGATCTCGGAGAAACCACGCCTGACGGCAAGTTCTCGCTGAAGGAAGGCGAATGTTTCGGCGCCTGCGGCGATGCGCCGGTGCTGCTGCTCAATAACCACAAGATGTGCAGCTTCATGAACCGAGAGAAGATCGATCAACTTCTTGGGGAGCTTTCGAAATGA
- a CDS encoding NADH-quinone oxidoreductase subunit D yields the protein MADIKNYTLNFGPQHPAAHGVLRLVLELDGEVIQRADPHIGLLHRATEKLAENKTFIQSVPYMDRLDYVSMMVNEHGYVLAIEKLLGIEVPERAKYIRVLFDEITRVLNHLMWIGSHGLDVGAMAVFLYSFREREDLMDVYEAVSGARMHAAYYRPGGVYRDLPDAMPQYKASKIRNAKTLEQMNDTRQGSVLDFIDDFFTRFPKCVDEYETLLTDNRIWKQRLVGIGVVSPERALQLGQTGAMLRGSGIAWDLRKKQPYEVYEKLDFDIPVGVNGDCYDRYLVRVEEMRQSCRIAKQCIEWLRKNPGPVMTDNHKITPPKRLDMKSNMEDLIHHFKLFTEGFHVPEGEAYAAVEHPKGEFGIYLVSDGANKPYRLKIRAPGYAHLSALNEMARGHMISDAVTIIGTQDIVFGEIDR from the coding sequence ATGGCTGACATCAAGAACTACACGCTCAACTTCGGTCCACAGCACCCGGCCGCGCATGGCGTGCTGCGCCTTGTGCTCGAGCTCGACGGTGAGGTGATCCAGCGTGCCGACCCGCACATCGGCCTGCTGCACCGGGCCACCGAGAAGCTTGCTGAGAACAAGACCTTTATTCAGTCGGTGCCGTACATGGATCGTCTAGACTACGTGTCGATGATGGTGAACGAACACGGCTACGTGCTAGCGATCGAGAAACTGCTCGGTATCGAGGTGCCGGAACGCGCCAAATATATCCGCGTGCTGTTCGATGAAATCACCCGCGTGCTGAACCACTTGATGTGGATCGGCTCGCATGGCCTTGACGTCGGCGCGATGGCGGTGTTCCTCTACTCGTTCCGAGAGCGCGAGGACCTGATGGACGTCTACGAAGCAGTGTCGGGCGCGCGTATGCACGCGGCCTACTATCGTCCGGGCGGAGTCTACCGGGATCTGCCTGACGCCATGCCGCAATACAAGGCGTCGAAGATCCGCAATGCCAAGACCCTTGAGCAAATGAACGATACACGTCAGGGCTCTGTACTTGATTTCATCGACGATTTTTTTACGCGTTTCCCGAAATGCGTGGACGAATACGAAACCCTGCTGACCGACAACCGGATCTGGAAGCAACGCCTGGTCGGGATCGGCGTGGTGAGCCCGGAGCGCGCGCTGCAGCTCGGCCAGACGGGCGCGATGTTGCGCGGCTCTGGCATCGCATGGGATCTTCGCAAGAAGCAGCCCTACGAGGTCTATGAAAAGCTCGACTTCGACATCCCGGTCGGGGTGAACGGCGATTGCTACGATCGTTACCTGGTTCGGGTCGAGGAAATGCGCCAGTCCTGTCGAATCGCGAAACAGTGTATTGAGTGGCTCCGGAAGAATCCGGGACCGGTGATGACCGACAATCACAAAATTACCCCCCCAAAACGGCTTGACATGAAGTCAAACATGGAAGACCTGATTCACCATTTCAAGCTATTCACCGAAGGTTTTCATGTTCCGGAAGGAGAAGCCTACGCAGCGGTGGAACATCCAAAAGGTGAGTTCGGCATTTACCTCGTTTCCGACGGTGCGAACAAGCCCTACCGTCTGAAGATTCGCGCGCCCGGTTACGCGCATCTCTCCGCACTCAACGAAATGGCGCGTGGCCACATGATTTCCGACGCGGTTACAATCATCGGTACGCAGGACATCGTGTTCGGCGAAATCGACCGTTGA
- a CDS encoding NADH-quinone oxidoreductase subunit C: MASKIATLKANLKAAFGDCLLSLTEAIGELTLVVRANDYVEVATRLRDDRKLGFEQLIDLCGVDYQTYGDGVYDGPRFAATLHLLSIANNWRLRLRVFAPDDDLPILASMVEVWSSANWYEREAFDLFGIVFEGHPDLRRILTDYGFIGHPFRKDFPLSGYIEMRYDPEEKRVVYQTVTIEPREITPRVIREDLYGGLKH; encoded by the coding sequence ATGGCCAGCAAAATCGCGACCCTGAAAGCCAACCTCAAGGCAGCATTCGGCGACTGCCTGCTCAGCCTGACCGAAGCGATCGGCGAGCTGACCCTGGTCGTGCGTGCCAACGATTATGTCGAGGTGGCCACCCGATTGCGCGACGACCGCAAGCTCGGCTTCGAGCAACTGATCGACCTCTGCGGCGTCGACTATCAAACCTACGGCGACGGTGTCTACGACGGCCCCCGCTTCGCAGCGACGCTGCATCTACTATCGATCGCCAACAATTGGCGCTTGCGTCTACGCGTGTTCGCACCAGACGACGATCTACCGATCCTGGCCTCGATGGTTGAGGTCTGGAGCTCGGCGAACTGGTACGAACGCGAAGCCTTCGACTTATTCGGAATCGTCTTCGAAGGCCATCCTGACCTGCGCCGCATCCTTACCGACTATGGCTTCATCGGCCATCCGTTCCGCAAGGACTTCCCGCTCTCTGGCTACATCGAAATGCGATACGACCCGGAGGAAAAGCGCGTTGTCTACCAGACGGTGACGATCGAGCCCAGAGAAATCACGCCTCGCGTCATCCGCGAGGATCTCTATGGCGGCCTGAAACATTGA
- a CDS encoding NADH-quinone oxidoreductase subunit B family protein, with the protein MSIQGVLKEGFVTTTADKLINWSRTGSLWPMTFGLACCAVEMMHAGAARYDLDRFGVVFRPSPRQSDVMIVAGTLCNKMAPALRRVYEQMAEPRWVISMGSCANGGGYYHYSYSVVRGCDRIVPVDVYVPGCPPTAEALLYGVIQLQAKIRRTSTIARQ; encoded by the coding sequence ATGAGTATTCAAGGCGTCTTAAAGGAAGGGTTTGTCACAACCACGGCGGACAAACTGATCAACTGGTCGCGTACTGGCTCGCTGTGGCCGATGACGTTCGGTCTCGCATGCTGCGCGGTCGAGATGATGCACGCTGGCGCAGCCCGCTACGATCTCGACCGCTTTGGCGTGGTGTTCCGTCCGAGTCCGCGCCAGTCCGACGTGATGATCGTCGCCGGCACGCTCTGCAACAAAATGGCACCGGCGCTGCGCCGCGTCTATGAACAGATGGCCGAGCCGCGTTGGGTAATCTCAATGGGGTCCTGCGCCAATGGCGGCGGCTACTATCACTACTCTTATTCCGTTGTGCGTGGCTGCGATCGTATTGTGCCTGTTGACGTCTATGTGCCAGGGTGTCCGCCAACTGCCGAGGCGCTCCTCTATGGCGTGATTCAGTTGCAAGCGAAGATCCGCAGGACCAGCACCATCGCCCGTCAATAA
- a CDS encoding NADH-quinone oxidoreductase subunit A produces the protein MNLTAYYPVLLFLIVGFVFGVALIGIGKVLGPNKPNREKNSPYECGFEAFEDARMKFDVRYYLIAILFIIFDLETAFLFPWGVAFRDIGWPGLMVMMIFLLEFLCGFAYIWRKGGLNWE, from the coding sequence TTGAACCTCACCGCCTATTATCCCGTCTTGCTGTTTCTCATCGTGGGCTTTGTTTTTGGAGTGGCATTGATTGGCATCGGCAAGGTCCTCGGTCCCAACAAGCCAAACAGAGAAAAGAACTCACCATACGAGTGCGGTTTCGAAGCCTTCGAGGATGCGCGTATGAAGTTCGACGTGCGCTACTACCTCATCGCCATTCTATTCATCATCTTCGATCTAGAAACCGCTTTCCTGTTTCCATGGGGTGTCGCTTTCCGCGACATCGGTTGGCCCGGTCTCATGGTCATGATGATCTTCCTGCTCGAATTTTTGTGTGGCTTCGCCTATATCTGGAGAAAAGGTGGCCTGAACTGGGAGTAA
- a CDS encoding IS5 family transposase, producing the protein MRKDIHKKGEPKARYRVRNWAAYNEGLISLGNVTIWIDEAVLARMPDAIPTRGRPCVYGDTLIQALLGVKTVYRRTLRALQGFTQSLRDLAFPSLPVPNYTTLCRRAKTLAVELPILRDNEPIHLVVDSTGLKVYGEGEWKVRQHGYSKRRTWRKVHLALNANTGQVHAALMTNQNVADGDALAKLLDQIPREEQIDVIGGDGAYDTKPCHAAIAARSAIPSIPPREGAAHWPADMPGAAWRNGAVDAIARDGRREWKQHSGYHRRSLAENAMYRFKNLTGHCLWARHIAAQATSVAVRVGVINRMADLARPQSVRIA; encoded by the coding sequence ATGCGCAAGGACATACACAAGAAAGGTGAGCCGAAGGCACGCTACCGTGTCAGGAATTGGGCGGCCTATAATGAAGGCCTGATCAGCCTGGGGAACGTAACAATATGGATAGATGAAGCCGTCCTTGCCAGAATGCCCGATGCCATACCCACACGTGGTCGCCCGTGTGTATACGGCGATACGCTGATTCAGGCATTACTTGGCGTGAAGACCGTCTATCGACGGACCTTGCGCGCCCTGCAAGGTTTCACCCAAAGTCTGCGGGATTTGGCCTTCCCGAGCTTGCCGGTGCCGAATTACACCACGCTCTGTCGCCGGGCAAAAACGCTTGCTGTCGAACTGCCGATCCTTCGTGACAATGAACCGATCCATCTGGTTGTCGACAGCACCGGTCTGAAGGTCTATGGAGAAGGTGAATGGAAGGTGCGCCAGCACGGCTACTCGAAGCGGCGCACGTGGCGTAAAGTCCATCTCGCGCTCAACGCGAATACAGGTCAAGTGCATGCCGCGCTAATGACGAATCAGAATGTGGCTGACGGTGACGCTCTGGCCAAGTTGCTCGACCAGATTCCACGCGAAGAACAAATCGATGTCATCGGCGGTGACGGTGCCTACGACACCAAGCCATGCCATGCGGCCATTGCTGCACGCAGTGCTATTCCTTCAATTCCGCCACGCGAGGGTGCCGCTCATTGGCCAGCGGATATGCCCGGTGCGGCGTGGCGTAATGGCGCGGTTGATGCAATTGCCCGTGACGGTCGTCGAGAATGGAAGCAACACAGTGGCTACCACCGGCGATCGCTTGCCGAGAATGCGATGTATCGGTTCAAGAACCTCACCGGCCACTGTCTCTGGGCGCGTCACATCGCCGCGCAGGCGACCTCGGTCGCCGTTCGCGTCGGCGTCATCAACCGCATGGCGGACCTCGCTCGTCCGCAATCCGTTCGCATCGCCTGA